From the genome of Culicoidibacter larvae, one region includes:
- a CDS encoding GAP family protein — protein sequence MGAAIGALLSPAVGVAISPFPIVGLILILLSKKAKVNSLFYTLGWVLGNLIVFLIAMIFMGAISSGGEPGMIARIVYIVLGLLLFVVAGREFHNRPKNGEEVKTPGWFEKMSAIKPLGATVFSFALAAVNPKNLLLSLTAGVGVGTLNLSVGENVAATIIFLLIASSTIIVPTIAFLISGDRLNKTLDVVRDWLIKNNAIIMAVLLLFIGLSVISKAF from the coding sequence ATGGGAGCAGCAATTGGTGCGTTATTATCGCCGGCGGTCGGAGTGGCTATCAGCCCATTTCCAATCGTTGGCTTAATCCTCATTTTATTGAGTAAAAAGGCAAAGGTAAACAGTTTGTTTTATACATTAGGATGGGTACTGGGGAATTTAATTGTATTTTTAATTGCGATGATTTTCATGGGTGCCATCAGCAGTGGCGGCGAGCCGGGTATGATTGCTCGTATTGTATACATTGTGTTGGGGCTCTTGCTCTTTGTTGTTGCCGGACGTGAGTTTCATAATCGGCCGAAAAATGGCGAAGAAGTAAAAACGCCGGGATGGTTTGAAAAAATGAGCGCGATTAAACCACTGGGCGCAACAGTTTTCAGTTTTGCATTAGCTGCGGTTAATCCTAAAAACTTGTTGTTATCATTAACTGCCGGAGTGGGTGTTGGAACTTTAAACTTGAGTGTTGGTGAGAATGTTGCAGCCACAATTATTTTCTTGTTAATTGCCAGCTCAACAATAATTGTACCAACCATTGCCTTTCTAATATCAGGTGATCGTTTGAACAAAACCCTGGATGTAGTCCGTGACTGGCTCATTAAAAACAACGCAATTATTATGGCAGTGCTATTATTATTTATTGGCCTCAGTGTCATCAGTAAAGCATTTTAA
- a CDS encoding glycerol dehydrogenase: MEKIILSPAKYVQKEGAIATIADYVRPLGENPLFIADDFVMGITKDKIERSYAVSSGILHFENFNGEASRNEVSRIGKRIETDKIDCVVGIGGGKTLDTAKAVSYYSKLPVVIVPTIASTDAPCSALTVLYTDEGVFDEYLFLPHNPNLILVDTEIIAQAPARLLVAGMGDALATYFEARACKRSNATAMAGAQSTKAAMALAELCFETLLESGTAARLSAENKVVTKALEDIVEANTYLSGIGFESGGLAAAHAIHNGMTVIEEMHHLYHGEKVAFGTITQLVLENAPQEELYTVINFCKEQGLPTTFAELGVEHVAQEKWLEVAELACSEGETIYNMPFEVTPQDVYAALLTADKLGAAF, encoded by the coding sequence ATGGAGAAAATAATACTTTCACCAGCTAAATATGTGCAGAAAGAAGGAGCAATTGCTACTATTGCTGACTATGTGCGACCATTAGGGGAAAACCCGTTATTTATTGCTGATGACTTTGTTATGGGGATTACTAAAGATAAAATCGAACGCAGTTATGCTGTAAGCAGCGGTATTCTTCACTTCGAAAACTTTAATGGTGAGGCTTCTAGAAACGAAGTAAGCCGTATTGGTAAACGGATTGAAACTGACAAAATCGATTGTGTTGTCGGCATTGGCGGCGGTAAAACGTTAGATACCGCTAAAGCAGTTTCATATTACAGCAAGCTGCCGGTTGTTATTGTGCCGACAATTGCATCGACTGATGCACCATGCAGTGCTCTGACAGTATTGTATACTGATGAAGGTGTATTCGATGAGTACCTATTCTTACCGCACAACCCAAATCTGATTTTAGTGGATACTGAGATCATTGCTCAAGCACCGGCGCGACTGTTAGTTGCCGGTATGGGCGATGCCCTGGCAACATACTTCGAGGCTCGCGCCTGCAAGCGCTCGAACGCCACAGCAATGGCTGGCGCGCAATCAACCAAAGCGGCGATGGCACTCGCTGAGTTGTGCTTTGAAACATTATTAGAGAGCGGCACGGCAGCGCGCCTGTCAGCTGAGAACAAAGTTGTCACTAAAGCTTTGGAAGATATTGTTGAAGCGAATACGTATTTAAGCGGCATTGGTTTTGAAAGTGGCGGTTTGGCGGCTGCTCATGCGATTCATAACGGGATGACGGTTATTGAAGAAATGCACCACCTCTATCATGGTGAAAAAGTTGCTTTCGGAACAATCACCCAGTTAGTGTTGGAAAATGCTCCGCAAGAAGAACTTTACACAGTTATCAACTTCTGTAAGGAGCAAGGTTTGCCAACAACTTTTGCTGAGCTTGGTGTTGAACATGTTGCTCAGGAAAAATGGCTGGAAGTTGCCGAGCTTGCTTGCAGCGAAGGCGAAACGATTTACAACATGCCATTTGAAGTAACACCGCAAGATGTTTATGCGGCATTGTTGACTGCTGATAAACTCGGTGCAGCATTTTAA
- a CDS encoding ABC transporter permease — protein MDILFSSVSQGFIWAIMAIGVYLTYRILDIADLTAEGSFPLGAAVCAALITINVHPLLAVLAGFGAGMIAGLCTGLLTTKLKIPALLSGILTMTALYSINMHVMGQGNLNLIGKETLVQWLAPLGLSSDMAMLVIGGVMIALVILVLFLFFNTGLGLAIRATGDNETMSKANGVRTDRMKIIGYMISNGLIALSGTLMAMNNGYADISMGIGTIVIGLAAVIIAEVIFHNLTFGMRLLTIVVGAIIYRLIMAIVFELGINPIDLKLATAILLTIALCSPLISNAIKQLGKKKGAKF, from the coding sequence ATGGACATTTTATTTTCAAGTGTTTCCCAGGGATTTATCTGGGCAATAATGGCAATCGGGGTTTACCTGACTTACCGAATTTTGGACATTGCCGATTTAACTGCTGAGGGTTCGTTTCCTTTAGGAGCGGCGGTCTGTGCGGCGTTAATTACCATTAACGTGCACCCGCTGCTTGCAGTTTTGGCCGGGTTTGGTGCTGGAATGATTGCCGGACTTTGTACCGGGTTGCTCACGACAAAGCTTAAAATACCGGCACTTTTGAGCGGTATTTTAACTATGACCGCTTTATACTCAATCAACATGCACGTTATGGGTCAAGGGAACTTGAATTTAATTGGCAAGGAAACTTTGGTTCAGTGGTTAGCGCCGCTTGGGCTTTCAAGTGATATGGCGATGCTGGTTATCGGTGGTGTAATGATTGCTTTAGTAATTCTTGTGTTGTTTTTATTCTTTAACACTGGTCTTGGATTGGCAATTCGCGCGACCGGCGATAATGAGACAATGAGCAAGGCGAATGGTGTGCGAACTGATCGGATGAAGATAATTGGCTACATGATTTCAAATGGTTTGATTGCTCTTAGCGGAACACTGATGGCGATGAATAATGGGTATGCTGATATCAGTATGGGTATTGGGACTATCGTTATCGGACTTGCGGCAGTTATCATTGCCGAGGTGATTTTCCACAATCTGACTTTTGGTATGCGTTTGCTGACTATTGTAGTTGGGGCTATCATTTACCGTCTGATTATGGCAATTGTCTTCGAACTCGGTATTAACCCGATTGATTTGAAATTAGCAACGGCAATATTACTGACAATCGCCCTTTGCTCGCCGCTAATTAGCAATGCCATTAAGCAACTTGGTAAAAAGAAAGGAGCAAAATTTTGA
- a CDS encoding ABC transporter substrate-binding protein, translating into MKKLLSIGAIILLTASALAGCAGGNTASDGTVRIGILQLISHPSLDAAREGFLEALAEAGYVEGENLEIDYQNAQGDQANLKSMSERLTKNNDLVLAIATPAAQALVNEGKDVPIMITAVTDPVDAGLVQSMEAPGGTVSGTSDMVPIEKQAALLMSIVPNAKTVGILYNSSETNSQIQADLAKTALEAAGVTVKELTVTSTNDVQQVTETLAKQVDAIYIPTDNTLASSMPTVASVVEKYNVPVIPGSTDQVETGGLATFGINYHDLGKQTGEMAVKVLKGEATPATMPVETSQKLQLVINRETAEKIGIDPDSIVAPN; encoded by the coding sequence ATGAAAAAATTATTATCTATCGGAGCAATCATCTTGCTCACAGCAAGCGCCTTGGCGGGATGTGCCGGAGGCAACACGGCCAGTGACGGCACAGTGCGCATTGGTATTTTACAATTAATTAGTCACCCCTCTTTGGATGCTGCGCGTGAAGGTTTCTTGGAAGCATTGGCAGAAGCCGGTTATGTTGAGGGTGAGAATTTAGAAATTGATTACCAAAATGCTCAAGGCGACCAGGCGAATCTGAAAAGTATGAGCGAACGGTTAACTAAGAACAATGATTTGGTTTTAGCAATTGCCACACCAGCGGCACAAGCGTTGGTGAATGAAGGCAAAGATGTGCCAATTATGATTACTGCAGTTACTGATCCGGTTGATGCTGGTTTAGTGCAATCAATGGAAGCACCTGGTGGTACTGTGAGCGGAACCAGCGATATGGTACCGATTGAGAAACAAGCTGCTTTATTGATGTCAATTGTACCAAATGCCAAAACGGTTGGTATTCTTTATAATTCAAGTGAAACTAATTCACAGATTCAAGCAGATTTAGCTAAAACTGCTCTTGAGGCTGCCGGAGTTACCGTTAAGGAATTGACGGTTACATCAACTAATGATGTGCAGCAAGTAACTGAAACTTTAGCAAAACAAGTTGATGCTATTTATATTCCAACTGATAACACCCTTGCATCAAGTATGCCGACAGTTGCAAGCGTTGTTGAAAAGTACAATGTCCCGGTTATTCCTGGTTCGACTGATCAAGTAGAAACCGGAGGGTTGGCAACATTTGGTATTAACTATCATGACTTAGGGAAGCAAACCGGTGAGATGGCAGTTAAAGTATTAAAAGGTGAGGCAACTCCGGCAACAATGCCAGTTGAAACTTCACAAAAATTACAATTAGTCATTAATCGCGAAACAGCTGAAAAGATCGGTATTGATCCAGACAGCATTGTAGCGCCGAATTAA
- a CDS encoding AraC family transcriptional regulator: MEAWDSINTVTNYIEAHLADKLTIEDLAKTACLSPFYFQKLFKRLVGTTAMEYVKFRRLAKISEELKLNNSNNILTICLQYGFENPETFSRNFKEAYGMTPSEYRNNPIILSHFTKPDIALHYTIIDEDVPIVTDGIVLEVTRKTLAHPKYFSGFTATGVLEPPSADPLEAVWNTLHQTKKDIKGYLPDGNEIGVNLNLAKRTKEVKYFAGAETDKEYADDTLEHYTLTARNYIVCQFEAENFEMLITDTITKVYQYMYLWVRNKKIAVSPEAIELYYGSTPDSSYMELWIPLKGE, from the coding sequence ATGGAAGCTTGGGATTCAATTAATACAGTTACTAACTATATTGAAGCACATTTAGCAGATAAACTGACCATTGAGGATTTGGCGAAAACTGCCTGCCTCTCACCATTTTACTTTCAGAAGTTGTTCAAAAGACTTGTTGGTACTACCGCAATGGAGTATGTAAAATTCAGGAGATTGGCAAAAATTTCCGAGGAACTTAAACTTAATAATTCGAATAATATTCTGACTATCTGTCTGCAATATGGATTTGAAAATCCGGAAACTTTTTCGCGTAACTTTAAGGAAGCATATGGTATGACACCTTCCGAATATCGGAATAATCCAATTATTTTATCACATTTCACTAAACCGGATATAGCTTTGCATTATACGATTATTGACGAAGATGTACCGATTGTTACTGATGGTATTGTTCTGGAAGTAACCAGAAAAACGTTGGCGCACCCCAAATATTTTTCCGGATTTACCGCTACCGGCGTGCTTGAACCGCCAAGTGCAGACCCGCTTGAAGCGGTTTGGAATACACTTCATCAGACCAAGAAAGATATTAAAGGATACCTGCCTGACGGGAATGAAATCGGCGTCAATCTAAACCTTGCAAAAAGAACTAAAGAAGTCAAATATTTTGCTGGTGCTGAAACTGATAAGGAGTACGCCGATGATACTCTGGAACACTATACCCTAACCGCTCGCAACTATATTGTTTGTCAATTCGAAGCCGAGAACTTTGAGATGCTTATCACCGATACCATCACCAAAGTTTATCAATATATGTATTTGTGGGTAAGAAATAAAAAAATCGCCGTTTCCCCCGAGGCGATAGAGCTTTATTATGGTTCAACTCCTGATAGTTCTTACATGGAGTTATGGATTCCTTTGAAGGGTGAATAA
- a CDS encoding SulP family inorganic anion transporter encodes MFNYILLSIKGYKKEFLRNDVISGVVVAALTIPVSMGYAQVAGLPPIYGLYASFLPVLAYIIFASSPQLIYGIDATASAVTGSILLAAGIAAGSTEALIYAPLLAFFTGVFMLLFAALHLGRFASYISTPVMSGFISGISISIIVGQIPKIMGVSGGGSDFFANISAIFTQLGGINWISLVMGIIAAAIILVAKKFFRKIPVALIILVLGTAITAFFRLDQYGVVIVGEIPQGLPAFSLPDFAAIDNWTFVILGGLVSAIACFAGSLLPSKSFAMRNKYTVDDNREIFAYGVANIAAAISGTAPTSASVSRTAANEQFRGKTQVVSIVAAGVIAFVLLFLSGLLYYMPQPVLSAIVLAALVGVIDIDVSIALFRHTKREATIWLVSLLGVLLVGVLFGVMVGIVLSFLVIIANVVSSQSAELGVIPEREGYFDMHRHDDAQAIEGVVIYRYSSPLVFANINTFINGLDRATKKDNPKVVIIDASAITHIDVTAADTIRDLLSHYQEQHIQYYFANTIGRFRDDLRKNHVSNDIENHLTKTIDEALMRAEIEI; translated from the coding sequence ATGTTCAATTATATTTTACTCTCAATAAAAGGCTATAAAAAAGAATTTTTGCGCAATGATGTCATTTCTGGCGTTGTTGTGGCAGCATTAACTATCCCGGTTTCAATGGGGTACGCGCAAGTAGCAGGCTTGCCCCCTATATATGGCCTGTATGCATCGTTTCTACCGGTCCTCGCATACATCATCTTCGCCAGCTCACCACAGCTGATTTACGGCATTGATGCCACTGCCAGTGCGGTGACCGGCTCAATTCTGCTTGCTGCCGGAATCGCCGCTGGTTCAACCGAAGCGCTCATCTACGCGCCGCTTTTGGCATTCTTCACCGGGGTCTTCATGCTCCTCTTCGCAGCGCTGCACCTCGGGCGCTTCGCATCCTACATCTCAACCCCGGTTATGAGCGGCTTCATTTCCGGCATCAGTATTTCCATTATCGTTGGTCAAATTCCCAAGATAATGGGAGTCAGCGGTGGCGGCTCGGATTTCTTCGCAAACATTTCCGCGATTTTTACTCAACTTGGCGGCATTAACTGGATTTCGCTGGTCATGGGTATCATCGCCGCGGCAATTATATTAGTAGCTAAAAAATTCTTTCGTAAGATACCGGTGGCACTTATTATATTAGTGCTGGGAACAGCGATAACGGCATTTTTCCGCTTAGATCAATATGGCGTGGTTATAGTCGGGGAGATTCCTCAAGGATTGCCGGCATTTTCACTGCCTGATTTTGCTGCTATTGATAACTGGACCTTTGTTATCCTTGGTGGTCTGGTCTCGGCAATAGCTTGCTTTGCCGGCTCATTGCTGCCAAGCAAAAGTTTTGCAATGCGCAATAAATACACGGTCGATGATAACCGCGAAATCTTTGCTTACGGCGTTGCTAATATTGCAGCAGCAATTTCTGGAACCGCACCTACCAGCGCCAGTGTATCGCGAACTGCCGCTAACGAACAATTCCGCGGCAAAACCCAAGTAGTTTCAATTGTAGCTGCAGGAGTTATCGCTTTTGTATTACTCTTCTTAAGTGGCTTGCTTTACTATATGCCGCAACCGGTTTTATCAGCAATCGTGCTTGCAGCATTAGTAGGTGTCATTGACATTGATGTTTCTATCGCGCTATTCCGTCATACGAAACGTGAAGCAACAATCTGGCTGGTGTCACTGCTGGGTGTGCTTTTAGTAGGCGTCCTCTTTGGCGTCATGGTTGGTATTGTACTGTCATTTCTGGTTATTATTGCCAATGTGGTATCATCGCAATCAGCTGAATTAGGGGTCATTCCTGAACGCGAAGGCTATTTCGATATGCATCGCCATGATGATGCCCAAGCCATTGAAGGAGTAGTGATTTATCGTTATAGCAGTCCACTGGTATTTGCTAATATTAATACCTTTATAAACGGCTTGGACCGAGCAACTAAAAAAGATAATCCTAAAGTTGTCATCATCGATGCCAGCGCCATAACCCACATTGATGTAACAGCAGCTGACACTATTCGTGACTTGTTGTCCCATTATCAAGAACAGCACATTCAATATTATTTCGCCAACACCATTGGTCGTTTCCGCGATGATCTGCGCAAAAATCATGTGAGCAATGACATTGAAAATCACCTGACCAAAACCATAGACGAAGCTTTAATGCGGGCAGAGATAGAAATATAA
- a CDS encoding helix-turn-helix domain-containing protein — translation MVTIPLLSKEHLEKDIYRKISIINYLVEHPLCTISDLCGLLDVSENTIRNDLQAIKLDLPENWEIHITKGHGISITKPIDQTLSILSSQLWSETLIFKTIFLLLREDTITINELTERLFANARNIKTVLAHLEMRLSSYGLVLQRAPLQIVGTEIAIRYFFFDHIQYFFGNESWRLDTLNKEIPYIDFMKNAADLLEVKYNCSIPIHHKWDYILYICIMIYRNVYQHKIQFRQGIDDFMQSIPEFYIAKDIMDLLVLTFPEISFNNGDTYHITFPLLSNVEIQTYLGPEIPKTMQVLAKQFQLDTITTEFILNLGKTTDIALTSPQTYTVMRKKIQLQLLKYLINFSFPGFVQNELTEDLTLATAIKIAYQPLIKTYNLPELYNTDIVDIISIIHNEQLIKRNKKNILIIMSGGQVAEETIRTLLASYLGESYFFEISNESLSSTLANQQHLYHAIISDITASADITTPMLSIHNQPTKIELQNIVNFLLLDMFESIENGA, via the coding sequence GTGGTTACCATTCCACTGCTATCAAAAGAACATTTAGAAAAAGATATATATCGTAAAATAAGCATTATTAACTACCTGGTCGAGCACCCGCTATGTACAATCAGCGACTTATGCGGGCTACTGGATGTTTCAGAGAATACAATCCGCAATGATCTCCAAGCAATTAAGCTTGATTTGCCGGAAAACTGGGAAATCCACATAACCAAAGGTCATGGAATTTCCATAACTAAACCAATTGATCAAACGCTAAGCATATTATCCAGCCAATTATGGTCTGAGACACTTATATTCAAAACCATCTTTTTACTGCTGCGCGAAGATACCATCACCATCAACGAGTTAACCGAACGTCTTTTTGCAAATGCCCGCAACATTAAAACCGTGCTGGCGCATTTGGAAATGCGCCTCTCTAGTTATGGACTTGTATTACAACGTGCCCCATTGCAAATTGTTGGTACTGAAATTGCGATTCGCTATTTCTTCTTTGACCACATTCAATACTTCTTCGGCAATGAAAGTTGGCGCCTCGACACCCTCAACAAAGAAATTCCTTATATTGATTTTATGAAGAATGCTGCTGACTTATTGGAAGTCAAATATAATTGTTCAATACCAATTCACCACAAATGGGACTATATCCTTTATATTTGCATCATGATATACCGAAACGTTTATCAACATAAAATTCAGTTCCGTCAGGGAATTGATGATTTTATGCAATCTATTCCTGAATTTTATATTGCGAAAGATATTATGGACTTGCTGGTACTCACCTTTCCGGAAATTTCTTTCAACAATGGTGATACTTACCACATTACTTTCCCACTGCTTTCAAATGTCGAAATCCAAACCTATCTAGGTCCGGAGATTCCTAAAACGATGCAAGTCCTGGCAAAGCAATTCCAACTTGATACTATTACTACAGAGTTTATTCTGAACTTGGGGAAAACCACTGATATTGCTTTAACCTCACCGCAGACCTATACAGTTATGCGTAAAAAAATTCAGTTGCAATTGCTTAAATATCTGATTAATTTCAGTTTTCCCGGATTTGTTCAGAATGAACTTACTGAAGATTTAACATTGGCAACAGCAATTAAAATCGCATATCAACCATTGATAAAAACATATAACCTACCAGAACTTTATAACACCGATATTGTTGATATCATATCGATCATCCATAACGAACAATTAATCAAACGAAACAAAAAGAATATCTTAATTATTATGAGCGGCGGTCAAGTTGCTGAAGAAACTATTAGAACTTTACTTGCAAGTTATCTTGGTGAATCCTATTTCTTTGAAATTAGTAATGAATCCCTTTCTTCAACGCTTGCAAACCAGCAGCACCTCTACCATGCAATCATCAGTGATATTACCGCATCAGCCGATATTACTACACCAATGCTCAGTATTCATAACCAGCCAACAAAAATTGAATTACAAAATATTGTTAACTTCTTGTTACTTGATATGTTTGAATCTATAGAAAACGGCGCGTAA
- a CDS encoding AEC family transporter: MNIMEILGTILTNNKLLGAIFSTIFIILLGYFLRKKNIVDDKAGKTLSTILLSVALPALAFNSFMTNITPETFTTGLNVFIFGFVAYILLIIISKLLYIRQKGDRKDTLEILTVFGSTTFFGIPIINAVLGKTGTLYANLFNIAYRVFLYSYGLITMSGVKFETKNLKQILLNPIIIATFLGLVIWLTQPYLPQVTVMVDGEAASFAFLRIDQTLPWVFQGFTYLGSLSSPLAWLAIGMTLASISISEAVKEKLVWVYGVMKLLVVPCIFLLIMFALNATFLPLGYEAITAIMIMLATPPATVAVAYAINFDKEAIFASNASLLTTVLAVFAIIGWIIVMTVLNTAGILV; encoded by the coding sequence ATGAACATCATGGAAATTTTAGGGACAATTTTAACCAACAATAAATTGTTAGGTGCAATTTTCTCAACAATCTTTATTATTTTGTTAGGATACTTCTTACGTAAAAAGAATATCGTTGATGATAAAGCCGGGAAAACTTTGAGTACAATTCTTTTGTCAGTGGCATTACCGGCATTAGCGTTCAACTCATTTATGACAAATATTACACCGGAAACATTTACAACAGGATTAAATGTATTTATCTTCGGATTTGTTGCGTATATCTTATTGATTATCATTTCTAAATTATTATATATTCGCCAAAAAGGTGATCGAAAAGATACTTTAGAAATCTTAACTGTATTTGGTTCAACAACTTTCTTCGGTATTCCGATTATCAATGCGGTATTGGGAAAAACCGGAACATTATATGCAAACTTATTTAACATTGCCTACCGTGTATTCTTATACTCTTATGGATTAATCACAATGTCAGGGGTTAAGTTCGAAACGAAGAACTTAAAACAAATTTTATTAAATCCAATTATCATTGCAACATTCTTAGGGTTAGTTATTTGGTTAACACAACCATACTTACCACAAGTAACGGTAATGGTTGATGGTGAAGCAGCAAGCTTCGCGTTCCTGCGTATTGATCAAACATTGCCATGGGTATTTCAAGGATTTACATACCTTGGTTCATTAAGCTCACCGTTAGCTTGGTTGGCAATTGGTATGACATTGGCTAGTATTTCAATCAGTGAAGCGGTTAAAGAAAAATTGGTTTGGGTATACGGTGTAATGAAATTATTGGTTGTACCATGTATCTTCTTATTGATTATGTTTGCTTTAAACGCAACATTCTTGCCATTAGGTTATGAAGCAATTACAGCAATCATGATTATGTTGGCAACACCACCGGCAACGGTTGCAGTTGCTTATGCAATTAACTTTGATAAAGAAGCAATCTTTGCTTCTAATGCATCATTGTTAACCACAGTGCTGGCTGTATTTGCAATTATTGGATGGATTATTGTAATGACCGTTTTAAACACTGCAGGAATTTTAGTATAA
- a CDS encoding DUF1801 domain-containing protein — protein sequence MKTVDEFVAQYVGEQNAWLTTFVEFMRESYPEVPETIAYQKPTYKFPKTHIAFSVAKNHFTFHTPDVESIEELKSILPLAKFGKGSAKVKFVDKSAQPVLMSVIDSIVERHAES from the coding sequence ATGAAAACAGTGGATGAGTTTGTTGCTCAGTATGTTGGTGAGCAGAATGCTTGGTTAACTACTTTTGTTGAATTTATGCGGGAAAGTTATCCGGAGGTTCCGGAAACAATTGCTTATCAGAAACCTACTTACAAGTTTCCGAAAACCCATATTGCCTTCTCTGTTGCGAAAAACCATTTTACTTTCCATACACCTGATGTTGAGAGTATTGAGGAATTAAAGTCAATATTACCATTGGCAAAATTTGGCAAAGGATCAGCGAAAGTAAAGTTTGTTGATAAGTCAGCCCAGCCAGTACTTATGTCAGTCATTGATAGTATTGTTGAACGACATGCTGAAAGTTAA
- a CDS encoding ABC transporter ATP-binding protein: MSALLTLENIQKTFHAGTVNENHVLKGVNLSLAHGDFVTVIGGNGAGKSTLLNTIAGTLLADSGTITLDGANITKHSVEKRSKCIGRVFQDPRLGTATRLSIEENLTLAMNRGRTPSIFSRITNKDRNFFREQLVSLDLGLEERLKAEVGLLSGGQRQALTLLMATLIAPKLLLLDEHTAALDPKTSQSVLALTDKLVAEKNLTTIMITHNMDDALKHGNRLIMLHEGQIVVDVSGAEKAQLGVTDLLALFQKNSGTELVDDSVLLR; encoded by the coding sequence ATGTCTGCACTACTCACTTTAGAGAATATTCAAAAAACATTTCATGCCGGTACGGTCAATGAAAACCACGTTTTAAAAGGAGTGAATTTGAGCTTGGCGCACGGCGACTTCGTTACCGTAATTGGTGGCAATGGCGCTGGTAAGTCTACTCTGCTCAATACTATCGCCGGCACGCTGCTGGCTGATTCCGGCACTATCACTCTAGATGGTGCCAACATTACCAAGCATTCAGTTGAAAAACGTTCAAAATGTATCGGTCGCGTCTTTCAAGACCCGCGTCTAGGTACGGCAACGAGACTTTCAATTGAAGAAAACTTAACCTTGGCAATGAATCGCGGTCGTACACCTAGTATATTTTCGCGCATTACCAATAAAGACCGTAATTTCTTCCGCGAACAATTAGTGAGTCTTGATCTCGGTCTTGAAGAACGACTCAAAGCTGAAGTCGGTTTATTATCTGGCGGTCAACGACAGGCACTGACTTTGCTGATGGCAACTTTAATTGCGCCAAAATTACTGCTTCTTGATGAACATACCGCAGCTCTGGATCCTAAAACCAGTCAATCGGTTTTGGCACTAACAGATAAACTGGTTGCTGAAAAAAATCTGACAACGATAATGATTACTCATAACATGGATGATGCTTTGAAGCATGGTAATCGTTTGATTATGTTGCATGAAGGTCAGATTGTTGTTGATGTCAGCGGTGCTGAAAAGGCACAGCTGGGAGTCACCGATTTGCTGGCACTCTTCCAGAAAAATAGTGGTACCGAGTTGGTGGATGATTCGGTTTTATTAAGATAG